The proteins below come from a single Natranaerofaba carboxydovora genomic window:
- the mtaB gene encoding tRNA (N(6)-L-threonylcarbamoyladenosine(37)-C(2))-methylthiotransferase MtaB, which translates to MNKRELKYKIMTVGCPVNQAETEALKTKFDQIGVVETESEYNNADVYIINSCAVTQAAARKSRKKAKKAKKDNPEAIVALMGCYGEVEPDEIKEKVPEIDIVIGTNGRTKLVNKVIDLISAKLEQKEVFDFDSGIEDISVKISEKSSKSSDFEELGIYNKSVRKRPVVKIQEGCNQVCSFCIVTIARGKPKSRLLENIEKEIKNLVASGHKEIILAGTNMGLYGKDFEDRITLSELLYRLSSKEKDLQKDFRIRLSSLEPIEITEDVLYAIKESKKICKHLYLPLQSGSDRILELMKRNYSIDEFSRIVEKARKLMPDISIISDIIVGFPDESEKDHQESMKVIESLGLDKLHVFPYSPRPKTPAEKYSGHVRPDIKDRRVDEMKRLGEKLNFNFHQRQVGKDMEVLMERYHKEKDDFENISYWLEGFSNNYAYVKAELKTPSIPNEYEYGKYIEKNFINNIITAKATNADKDIVTAWM; encoded by the coding sequence ATGAATAAAAGAGAATTAAAATATAAAATTATGACTGTAGGTTGTCCGGTGAATCAAGCTGAAACAGAAGCGTTGAAAACTAAGTTTGACCAGATTGGTGTAGTTGAAACTGAATCAGAATATAATAACGCAGATGTATATATAATAAATAGTTGTGCTGTTACACAAGCAGCGGCTAGGAAATCTAGGAAAAAAGCAAAAAAAGCGAAAAAGGATAATCCAGAAGCCATTGTTGCATTAATGGGTTGTTATGGAGAAGTAGAACCTGATGAAATTAAAGAGAAAGTACCAGAAATTGATATCGTTATAGGGACAAATGGAAGAACTAAACTTGTAAATAAAGTTATTGATTTGATAAGTGCAAAATTAGAGCAAAAAGAAGTTTTTGATTTTGATAGTGGAATAGAAGATATAAGTGTTAAAATTAGTGAAAAAAGCAGTAAATCTAGTGATTTCGAAGAATTAGGCATTTATAATAAATCAGTTAGGAAAAGACCTGTTGTTAAAATTCAAGAAGGTTGTAATCAAGTATGCAGTTTTTGTATTGTGACCATAGCAAGAGGTAAACCTAAAAGTAGATTACTGGAAAATATAGAAAAAGAAATTAAAAACTTAGTTGCTTCTGGTCATAAAGAAATAATATTAGCCGGGACTAATATGGGCTTATATGGTAAAGATTTTGAAGATAGAATAACTTTAAGTGAATTGTTGTATAGACTGTCTTCTAAAGAAAAAGATTTACAAAAGGATTTTAGAATAAGGCTTAGTTCTCTAGAACCTATTGAAATAACCGAAGATGTACTATATGCGATTAAGGAAAGCAAAAAAATTTGCAAGCATTTGTACCTTCCTTTGCAAAGTGGAAGCGATAGAATTTTAGAACTTATGAAAAGAAACTACTCTATAGATGAATTTAGTAGAATTGTTGAGAAGGCAAGGAAACTTATGCCAGATATTTCGATTATTTCTGATATAATTGTAGGTTTTCCAGATGAGTCCGAGAAAGACCACCAGGAAAGTATGAAAGTCATAGAATCTTTAGGGTTAGACAAACTTCATGTTTTCCCCTATTCACCTCGTCCAAAGACGCCTGCAGAAAAATATTCAGGTCATGTACGCCCAGATATAAAAGATAGAAGGGTTGATGAAATGAAAAGGCTAGGTGAAAAATTAAACTTTAATTTTCACCAAAGACAAGTAGGTAAAGATATGGAAGTTTTAATGGAAAGATATCACAAGGAAAAAGATGATTTTGAAAATATAAGTTATTGGCTAGAAGGTTTCTCAAATAATTATGCTTATGTTAAGGCAGAACTAAAAACACCTTCGATACCCAACGAATATGAGTATGGCAAATATATTGAAAAAAATTTTATAAATAATATTATTACTGCTAAAGCTACAAATGCAGATAAGGATATAGTTACTGCTTGGATGTAA
- a CDS encoding sigma-54-dependent Fis family transcriptional regulator: MYVGTTKQFLTGKFVVDSGIKSKDILYKCENVLYPGDTFYHAIKLLENQDKLDGLPVVNKIEEPIGLLTKTDILNALAKGYELDTKIDPFINSEVWVINEAVVLEKFIDIAAKNPHGYVIVVNKNNKLSGVITKEDLISTLFNHIDSLLNQMNSIGKNIYNGIIVSDTEGTIININKAAEKIFDVSASCVRGSDLSSYAPNIDESVKSVVETEKQVVAQKVSINDKRYFINVTPIVDKKKVVGTITTLQDIHDLENLASELQAYKNIASTLETVLNIDSDGIVVIDNKGKIKFSNTAFGEFVEESNKNLLDSHINDVIEECKLGQVTKTGKPFKNKIGDYQNKRYIQSGIPIEENGKPIGAVGKMIFNNFKDIIELAELIDSMNNKLAYYEKEIQKQRSTDENIITSNDKMKRILGLAKDAAKHDSTVLIRGESGTGKDLLAQTIHVNSKRSSNRLVTINCAGIPENLLESELFGYEEGAFTGAKKKGKPGKFEIAHKGTVFLDEIGDMPLSLQAKLLRVLQDKKFERVGGINQIESDIRIIAATNQDIEKKIEEGSFRADLYYRLNVISFTIPPLRNRIEDIPLLVSSFIKEFNEMFDKNIKGIGDDAIALMSNYSWPGNVRELKHTVERIINFCDDNEITTNDLPEFLIENAENIKQEKQVISKNNSTSNGKTIGKDEIMDALYKNKWNKTKTAKSLGISRVWLYKKIKEYEIEN, from the coding sequence ATGTATGTAGGTACAACTAAACAATTTTTGACCGGTAAGTTTGTCGTGGATTCAGGAATAAAATCAAAAGATATTTTGTATAAATGTGAGAATGTCTTATATCCTGGAGATACCTTTTATCATGCAATTAAATTGCTAGAAAACCAGGATAAATTAGATGGATTGCCTGTGGTTAACAAGATCGAAGAGCCTATAGGATTATTAACTAAGACAGATATATTGAATGCATTAGCTAAAGGGTATGAATTAGACACAAAAATCGACCCTTTTATCAACAGTGAAGTATGGGTTATCAATGAAGCTGTTGTCCTGGAAAAGTTTATTGATATTGCTGCCAAAAACCCTCATGGATATGTAATAGTAGTTAATAAAAACAACAAATTATCAGGGGTTATTACAAAAGAAGATCTTATTTCTACTTTATTTAATCATATTGATTCTTTGCTTAACCAAATGAATTCTATAGGTAAAAACATATATAACGGCATTATTGTTAGTGATACAGAAGGAACAATAATAAATATTAATAAAGCTGCAGAAAAAATATTTGATGTTTCAGCTAGTTGTGTAAGGGGTAGCGATTTATCTTCCTATGCTCCTAATATTGATGAATCTGTTAAAAGCGTGGTTGAGACAGAAAAACAAGTAGTTGCCCAAAAAGTCAGCATTAATGATAAGCGATATTTTATAAATGTTACCCCAATTGTTGACAAGAAGAAGGTAGTAGGAACAATTACCACCTTGCAGGATATACATGATTTAGAAAATCTAGCTTCGGAACTTCAAGCTTATAAAAATATTGCGTCAACATTAGAAACTGTACTAAATATTGACAGTGATGGGATTGTTGTAATTGATAACAAAGGGAAAATTAAATTTTCAAATACTGCTTTCGGTGAGTTTGTTGAGGAATCAAATAAAAATTTACTTGATTCCCACATCAATGATGTTATTGAAGAGTGCAAGCTTGGGCAAGTAACCAAAACAGGGAAACCTTTTAAAAATAAAATTGGAGATTATCAAAATAAAAGATATATCCAATCAGGCATTCCTATAGAAGAAAATGGAAAGCCTATTGGCGCTGTAGGCAAAATGATATTTAATAACTTTAAAGATATTATAGAATTAGCTGAACTAATAGATTCTATGAATAATAAGCTTGCCTATTACGAGAAAGAAATTCAAAAACAAAGATCTACAGATGAAAATATAATTACCTCTAATGATAAAATGAAAAGAATTTTGGGGTTGGCAAAGGATGCAGCTAAGCATGATTCAACAGTTTTGATAAGAGGTGAAAGTGGAACTGGCAAAGACTTGTTAGCACAAACAATCCATGTAAATAGCAAAAGGTCTTCAAATCGCCTGGTGACAATAAATTGTGCTGGGATTCCCGAAAACTTACTTGAATCTGAGCTTTTTGGATATGAAGAAGGAGCTTTTACTGGAGCTAAAAAGAAAGGTAAACCTGGAAAATTTGAAATTGCCCACAAAGGGACTGTTTTTTTAGACGAAATTGGAGACATGCCATTATCTTTACAGGCCAAACTTTTAAGAGTATTGCAAGATAAAAAATTTGAACGGGTTGGTGGAATTAATCAAATAGAATCTGATATAAGGATAATCGCAGCCACCAATCAAGATATTGAGAAAAAAATAGAGGAGGGGAGCTTTAGAGCTGATTTGTATTATAGGCTTAATGTAATTTCTTTTACAATTCCTCCATTGAGAAATAGAATAGAAGATATTCCACTATTGGTATCAAGTTTTATTAAAGAATTTAATGAGATGTTTGATAAGAATATTAAAGGCATAGGAGATGATGCAATAGCTTTGATGTCAAATTATTCTTGGCCTGGTAACGTAAGAGAGCTAAAGCATACTGTTGAAAGAATAATAAACTTTTGTGATGACAATGAAATTACGACAAACGACTTACCTGAATTTTTAATTGAAAATGCTGAAAACATAAAACAAGAAAAACAAGTTATATCAAAAAATAATTCAACAAGTAATGGTAAGACTATTGGTAAAGACGAGATTATGGATGCGTTATATAAAAATAAGTGGAATAAAACCAAGACTGCAAAGAGCCTCGGGATAAGTCGAGTCTGGTTATACAAAAAGATTAAAGAATATGAAATAGAAAATTAA
- a CDS encoding long-chain-fatty-acid--CoA ligase, translated as MILISYSNENSVNFTNLSPLSFLNRSAAVFSSNTAIIYGQKRYTYHELNARVNRLARALNKFGVKKGDRVAFLSPNIPPLIEGYFGVPLSGGVLVSFNTGLDKKDVQYILNHSEPKVLFVDTEFAKIVEPIKDKLKSVEQFVLIHDEEYHTDLEGIDYEEFLSHGSEEPISPKISNENDTISINYTSGTTGLPKGAMYTHRGAYLHAMGEALVMKLSSDDNFLWTLPMFHCNGWGFVWAVTAVGATHVCLRSFKSDLVYDLIDKEKITRLCATPTMLILLSESPYASMLDIDRELWIMTAGASPSPHVIHKMEAMGANIIHTYGLTETYGPYCICEPQQHWDELSLMEQSRMKSRQGVPYIQAFETRVVDESMNDVPKDGKTLGEIVMRGNNVMKGYFRDEEKTKESFRGGWFHSGDLAVMHEDGYIEIKDRKKDIIVVGGENVSTIEVELAICKHPLVLDSAVIAKKHETWGEVPKAFVVPKPGTSPSENDISEFCEQKLPEFKCPYEIVFLDEIPKTSTGKIQKHILQEM; from the coding sequence GTGATACTTATCAGCTATAGTAATGAAAACTCTGTTAATTTTACTAACCTTAGTCCTTTAAGTTTTCTGAATAGAAGTGCTGCCGTTTTTTCTTCTAATACTGCCATAATTTATGGGCAAAAAAGATATACTTATCATGAGCTTAATGCTCGTGTTAACCGTTTAGCAAGAGCTTTAAATAAATTTGGTGTTAAAAAGGGAGACCGGGTCGCATTTCTTTCACCTAATATACCTCCTCTTATAGAAGGTTATTTTGGGGTTCCTCTATCTGGAGGTGTTTTGGTTTCTTTTAATACAGGGTTAGACAAAAAAGATGTACAGTATATCCTGAACCACTCAGAACCGAAAGTATTATTTGTAGATACTGAATTTGCAAAAATTGTAGAACCCATCAAAGATAAATTAAAATCTGTGGAACAATTTGTTTTGATACATGATGAAGAATATCATACGGATTTAGAAGGAATAGATTATGAAGAATTTTTGAGCCATGGGTCAGAAGAACCAATTAGTCCTAAAATATCAAACGAAAATGATACTATTTCAATTAATTATACTAGTGGTACAACTGGGTTACCAAAGGGAGCAATGTATACTCACCGAGGAGCTTACCTACATGCTATGGGAGAAGCTCTTGTGATGAAATTGAGTTCTGATGATAACTTTTTATGGACATTACCCATGTTCCATTGTAATGGGTGGGGGTTTGTTTGGGCTGTTACTGCAGTTGGAGCGACCCATGTTTGTTTAAGGTCTTTCAAATCAGATCTTGTCTATGATTTGATCGATAAAGAAAAAATAACTCGATTATGTGCTACGCCAACTATGCTAATATTATTATCAGAAAGCCCCTATGCTAGTATGTTGGATATCGATAGGGAACTGTGGATTATGACAGCTGGAGCTTCGCCGTCTCCTCATGTGATTCATAAGATGGAAGCTATGGGTGCTAATATTATTCATACCTATGGACTTACAGAAACTTATGGTCCATATTGTATATGTGAGCCACAACAACATTGGGATGAATTGTCACTAATGGAGCAGTCAAGGATGAAATCCAGGCAAGGGGTCCCTTATATCCAAGCTTTTGAAACCAGGGTTGTAGATGAAAGTATGAATGATGTACCTAAAGATGGAAAAACTCTTGGAGAAATAGTGATGCGGGGTAATAATGTTATGAAGGGCTATTTCCGTGATGAAGAAAAAACTAAAGAATCATTTAGAGGTGGATGGTTTCACAGCGGTGATTTGGCTGTTATGCATGAGGATGGATATATTGAAATTAAAGATAGAAAGAAAGATATCATTGTTGTAGGTGGCGAGAATGTTTCAACGATTGAGGTAGAATTAGCTATATGTAAGCATCCTTTAGTTTTAGACTCGGCCGTAATAGCAAAAAAACATGAAACATGGGGAGAAGTACCTAAAGCTTTTGTAGTTCCTAAACCAGGTACAAGCCCTTCTGAAAATGATATTTCAGAATTTTGCGAACAGAAGCTGCCTGAGTTTAAATGTCCTTATGAAATAGTGTTTTTAGATGAAATACCAAAGACCTCAACAGGAAAAATCCAAAAACATATATTACAAGAAATGTAA